Below is a genomic region from Candidatus Thermoplasmatota archaeon.
ATTTTCTCTCTCAAGCCATCCTTGCAAACCTCAGCCACACTTTTATACCCAAGCTCAGGATTTTCCTTTATGATTTTTTTCACAAGGTCATGCAATTCTGTCGGCAATGAAACGGTTGTATATCCTTCCATATTTTTTGTTATACAAAATTGATATATAAAATGTTGTTCTAGCAGAACAATTTTGTTCTCACAGGACAACAAAACCCAGTCTTGTAAAGTTTGTAAAAAGTAATTTTAATCTATATATATATCATAAATTTGTTATTAGTAAAAGT
It encodes:
- a CDS encoding ribbon-helix-helix domain-containing protein, whose amino-acid sequence is MEGYTTVSLPTELHDLVKKIIKENPELGYKSVAEVCKDGLREKIMEMMNNKRTLK